One region of Jonesiaceae bacterium BS-20 genomic DNA includes:
- a CDS encoding LysE family transporter — MGIASGLLNPKNALFYLSLAAALTYAPPQTLVAYGTWMFAIVLTWDLFIAFMFGSKRTLTRLERLIPLLTKISGGFLMIFGVSMIAAIG; from the coding sequence CTGGGTATTGCGTCAGGACTGCTGAACCCAAAGAACGCCCTGTTCTATCTCAGCCTCGCAGCAGCGCTCACCTACGCCCCACCGCAAACACTAGTCGCATACGGAACATGGATGTTCGCCATTGTCCTGACGTGGGACCTGTTCATTGCATTCATGTTTGGCTCCAAACGGACTCTTACCCGGCTTGAGCGGCTCATCCCCTTGCTAACCAAAATTTCTGGCGGATTCCTCATGATCTTTGGGGTCAGCATGATCGCAGCCATTGGGTGA
- a CDS encoding aquaporin: protein MASALIAEIIWTAIFLCVILGVTDERAPKSFAGLAIGLSLTLIHLVAILITNTSVNPARSLGVAWFAGPEALGQVWLFILAPLIGAAIAGLSYQVLFGDKRAAVGAH from the coding sequence ATGGCATCCGCACTGATCGCCGAGATCATCTGGACGGCCATCTTCCTCTGTGTCATTTTAGGGGTCACAGACGAACGTGCACCAAAGAGCTTTGCTGGTCTTGCGATTGGTCTATCTCTGACGTTGATTCACCTGGTCGCGATCCTGATCACGAACACCTCCGTCAACCCTGCCCGTTCGCTTGGCGTTGCATGGTTTGCCGGCCCCGAGGCGCTCGGACAGGTTTGGCTATTTATCCTTGCTCCGCTGATTGGTGCCGCAATTGCAGGCTTGAGTTACCAAGTCCTCTTTGGTGATAAGCGTGCCGCCGTTGGCGCTCACTAA
- a CDS encoding type II toxin-antitoxin system PemK/MazF family toxin, with product MVIKRGGVYWADLGPAIGSRPAKRRPVLVIQSDQFSESRLATVVVAVISSNTALALMPGNVFLPSASTGLPRDSIVNVTAIVTLNKSDLSQLSGQIPNRLMDEVNRGIQLVLGL from the coding sequence ATGGTGATCAAACGCGGAGGAGTTTACTGGGCTGATTTAGGTCCAGCCATTGGCAGCCGCCCCGCAAAACGCCGACCTGTTCTGGTGATTCAGTCTGACCAGTTCAGCGAAAGCAGGCTCGCGACCGTAGTAGTTGCAGTTATCTCATCCAACACTGCGCTTGCACTTATGCCTGGAAATGTGTTTTTGCCGTCAGCTTCAACCGGCTTACCACGTGACTCGATAGTGAATGTCACGGCTATAGTAACTCTCAACAAGTCCGACCTAAGTCAGTTGAGCGGTCAAATCCCAAATCGCCTCATGGATGAGGTCAATCGCGGGATCCAGCTCGTACTAGGCCTCTAG
- a CDS encoding ribbon-helix-helix protein, CopG family: MKTAISLPDDTFDRASQRAKDLGLSRSEFFARAANYYLAELDAESMTAQINSALEQIDAPEDSSLIAVQSGHSFLADSSTEW; encoded by the coding sequence ATGAAGACTGCTATCTCGCTTCCAGACGACACCTTTGATCGCGCATCACAGCGCGCAAAGGACCTTGGTTTGAGCCGGTCAGAGTTCTTCGCTCGTGCCGCCAACTATTATCTTGCAGAACTGGACGCCGAGTCCATGACCGCACAGATCAACTCTGCTCTGGAGCAAATTGACGCGCCTGAGGACTCTAGCCTCATTGCCGTCCAATCAGGTCACAGCTTCCTAGCCGATTCATCTACCGAATGGTGA
- a CDS encoding phosphotransferase — translation MAMHHDQLHINEELTRQLIAEQFSQWQAKPITHVVTDGTENAIFRIGDGLAARFPLRAMDPIVAMEQQAQEHAAMRNLASYSPVPTPEIVGIGYPSAGFPLPWSVQTWIPGTVTTPSGLMDSVVLPRISHTSLPHFAPPILRVATSRARAAVAT, via the coding sequence ATGGCAATGCACCACGATCAGTTACATATCAATGAGGAGCTTACCCGGCAATTAATAGCTGAGCAGTTTTCGCAGTGGCAGGCCAAACCCATCACTCACGTTGTCACCGATGGAACAGAGAATGCCATCTTTCGCATTGGCGATGGCCTTGCCGCAAGATTTCCGCTCCGGGCCATGGACCCAATAGTCGCAATGGAGCAACAGGCCCAGGAACATGCCGCAATGCGCAACTTAGCCTCTTACTCCCCTGTGCCCACACCGGAGATTGTCGGAATCGGCTATCCCAGCGCTGGCTTTCCGCTACCCTGGTCGGTTCAGACCTGGATACCCGGAACAGTTACAACACCAAGTGGCCTCATGGATTCCGTAGTTTTGCCCAGGATCTCGCACACCTCATTGCCTCACTTCGCACCGCCGATACTCAGGGTCGCCACTTCTCGGGCACGAGCCGCGGTGGCGACTTAA
- a CDS encoding DUF3151 domain-containing protein: MTQESKPAIRSANLLGTTQPTLLPDRGAAARIAKAVSNGDPLVDVVSEDPADSLIWAVLAEQAFEAGEDVTAYAYARTGYHRGLDSLRGSGWRGQGPVPATHEPNQGFLRALLCLADAAGAIDETEEQQRCLQFLVDLGTSEAEVRALQG; encoded by the coding sequence ATGACACAAGAATCCAAGCCAGCCATCCGTTCCGCCAACCTCTTAGGAACCACGCAGCCCACGCTATTGCCGGACCGCGGCGCTGCCGCCCGGATTGCTAAAGCTGTAAGTAATGGTGACCCGCTCGTGGACGTGGTCAGCGAAGATCCTGCCGACTCCCTGATCTGGGCAGTACTTGCGGAGCAAGCATTTGAGGCAGGCGAGGACGTCACCGCCTACGCCTACGCGCGTACCGGATACCACCGCGGGCTTGACTCGTTGCGTGGATCGGGCTGGCGCGGCCAAGGCCCAGTTCCCGCCACACACGAGCCAAACCAGGGCTTCTTGCGGGCACTGCTATGCCTGGCCGATGCCGCAGGTGCGATCGATGAAACCGAAGAGCAGCAGCGCTGCCTGCAATTCTTGGTAGACCTTGGGACTTCCGAGGCAGAGGTGCGTGCTTTGCAAGGCTGA
- a CDS encoding Hsp70 family protein: protein MTIIGIDLGSTNSAVAATDSMGITSTLAGRDGSRLVPSVVYFDPTGNVVVGQRAKSMAVMEPSRVAMLFKRGIGEDTFLADGSNFSVDGKIWRPEELSSLVLKKMMATAEEALGEPVTGAIVTVPAYFGEPERAATREAAEIAGLPLIRIINEPTAAALAHGVDSDARGTNVLVFDLGGGTFDVTVMTVEPDGEMTVKSTGGNHQLGGADFDSAIISIMAERAQTELGVDILAEDWMFADARDKAEEIKKELSSVSSVSRPLQTGSRPFMFTLTRDEFEAALTDTIEDVSDMVEITLDESGFSKDEIDTVLMMGGSARIPVFAELLKKMFNKELLFSKNLDEDVARGASILATKVGGEVDPRSQLAALSVPTDIASHGLGITVNNSNDQEVNSIVVSAGTQVPAVASETFYAASDGQTDVFLRINEGDDTDLGYCRELGTGEASFGRAVPKGHPIRIQISYTEEQIVELLAFDGETEALIGEVRLNREGSRSVDQLREAREYIAGKGVQ from the coding sequence ATGACCATTATCGGAATTGACCTTGGCTCAACAAACTCGGCAGTGGCCGCAACTGATTCCATGGGTATCACCAGCACCCTTGCGGGACGTGATGGATCACGCCTTGTACCCTCGGTAGTTTACTTCGATCCAACCGGCAACGTCGTCGTCGGACAGCGAGCAAAATCAATGGCTGTGATGGAGCCTAGCCGTGTCGCAATGCTCTTCAAGCGAGGCATTGGTGAGGATACCTTCCTCGCAGACGGAAGCAATTTCTCTGTAGACGGCAAGATTTGGCGGCCTGAAGAGCTATCCTCCCTGGTACTCAAGAAGATGATGGCTACCGCAGAAGAGGCACTCGGTGAACCAGTGACCGGTGCAATTGTCACCGTGCCAGCATATTTTGGAGAACCAGAGCGGGCAGCCACACGAGAGGCTGCAGAAATTGCTGGCCTACCTTTGATTCGAATCATCAACGAGCCAACGGCTGCCGCACTCGCGCACGGGGTCGACTCCGATGCCCGGGGCACCAACGTTCTAGTCTTCGACTTGGGCGGTGGCACTTTCGATGTCACCGTAATGACGGTTGAGCCTGACGGTGAGATGACAGTGAAATCAACCGGTGGAAACCATCAGCTCGGAGGCGCTGACTTCGATTCTGCAATCATCAGCATCATGGCAGAACGGGCGCAGACCGAGCTCGGAGTAGATATCCTCGCAGAGGATTGGATGTTCGCGGATGCTCGTGACAAAGCGGAGGAAATCAAAAAAGAGCTCTCCTCCGTGAGTAGCGTCAGCCGTCCGCTACAGACCGGCTCACGGCCATTCATGTTCACTCTCACCCGCGACGAGTTTGAAGCAGCTCTCACGGACACCATCGAAGATGTTTCCGACATGGTTGAGATCACCCTCGACGAGTCCGGTTTTTCAAAAGACGAGATCGACACCGTGCTGATGATGGGTGGTTCAGCCCGCATACCCGTGTTCGCAGAGCTACTGAAGAAGATGTTCAACAAAGAGCTCCTGTTCTCTAAGAATCTTGACGAAGATGTAGCACGTGGGGCTTCGATTCTCGCTACTAAGGTCGGCGGAGAAGTCGATCCACGCTCTCAGCTTGCCGCACTTTCAGTGCCAACCGACATTGCTTCGCATGGACTCGGTATCACCGTCAACAACTCCAATGATCAAGAAGTAAACAGCATCGTAGTTTCCGCCGGTACGCAAGTTCCGGCAGTTGCCAGCGAGACTTTTTACGCCGCATCTGATGGACAGACCGATGTATTCCTGCGGATCAACGAGGGCGACGACACAGATCTCGGTTACTGCCGTGAGCTCGGAACCGGTGAGGCCAGCTTTGGCAGGGCTGTGCCTAAGGGGCACCCGATCCGCATTCAAATCTCATACACCGAGGAACAGATCGTCGAACTGCTCGCATTTGACGGCGAAACTGAAGCACTCATCGGTGAAGTTCGACTCAACCGCGAGGGTAGCCGGTCCGTGGACCAACTACGCGAAGCCCGTGAATATATTGCTGGAAAGGGCGTCCAGTAA
- the fbaA gene encoding class II fructose-bisphosphate aldolase: MRQDLWQNGCERSFTSHLFQEFLMAIATPEVYNEMIDRARAGKFAYPAVNITSSSTVTAALQGLAEAESDGIIQVSVGGAEYASGSTIKDRVSGSLALAAYVAEVAKSYPITVALHTDHCAKQNLDSWVRPLLALEIEQVKAGGLPTFQSHMWDGSTVPLEENLIIAEELLELSVAARTLLEIEVGVVGGEEDGHVAEINEKLYTTVEDGLATVKALGTGEKGRYLTALTFGNVHGIYKPGAVKLRPSLLAEIQREVGKVVGKENPFDLVFHGGSGSSDAEIAEAVDNGVIKMNIDTDTQYAYSRPVADHFFKNYDGVLKVDGDVGNKKTYDPRAWSKAAEAGMAQRMVEAAQQLRSAGTKL, from the coding sequence GTGAGACAAGATTTATGGCAAAATGGATGCGAACGTTCATTTACATCACATCTTTTTCAGGAGTTTTTGATGGCAATTGCAACACCAGAGGTTTACAACGAAATGATCGACCGCGCACGGGCTGGCAAGTTTGCCTACCCAGCGGTGAACATCACGTCTTCCTCAACCGTGACCGCTGCGCTTCAGGGCCTCGCCGAGGCTGAGAGCGACGGCATCATTCAGGTTTCCGTTGGTGGCGCTGAGTACGCTTCCGGTTCAACCATCAAGGACCGCGTTTCCGGCTCGCTCGCACTGGCTGCCTACGTTGCTGAAGTAGCTAAGAGCTACCCAATCACCGTTGCACTGCACACCGACCACTGCGCCAAGCAGAACCTTGACTCCTGGGTACGCCCACTGCTCGCACTTGAGATCGAGCAGGTTAAGGCCGGCGGACTGCCAACCTTCCAGTCACACATGTGGGACGGCTCAACCGTTCCATTGGAAGAGAACCTGATCATCGCTGAGGAACTCCTTGAGCTCTCAGTAGCGGCACGCACCCTCCTCGAGATCGAGGTTGGCGTTGTTGGTGGAGAAGAAGACGGCCACGTAGCTGAAATCAACGAGAAGCTCTACACCACCGTTGAAGACGGTCTTGCAACCGTTAAGGCACTGGGAACCGGTGAAAAGGGCCGCTACCTGACCGCTCTTACCTTCGGTAACGTACACGGCATTTACAAGCCAGGCGCTGTTAAGCTCCGTCCATCACTGCTGGCTGAGATCCAGCGCGAGGTAGGAAAGGTCGTTGGTAAGGAAAACCCATTCGACCTCGTCTTCCACGGTGGATCAGGCTCATCAGACGCAGAGATCGCTGAGGCTGTTGACAACGGTGTTATCAAGATGAACATCGACACCGACACTCAGTACGCGTACTCACGCCCAGTGGCTGACCACTTCTTCAAGAACTACGACGGCGTCCTCAAGGTTGACGGCGACGTAGGAAACAAGAAGACCTACGACCCACGCGCATGGTCCAAGGCAGCCGAGGCTGGCATGGCTCAGCGCATGGTTGAGGCTGCACAGCAGCTGCGTTCCGCTGGAACCAAGCTCTGA
- a CDS encoding AraC family transcriptional regulator produces the protein MAEFARSTALPHVEARRSCQENTCYRPHTHDSFSIGLIDHGTAIFAGPLSGSVHLHPGDVIVIPAGQVHQCNPHGGTWRYQMIHMDEKWAANLTARAFTSQAFSSITVLCSPTLHHQASAWVDSIFTNQTATDIESGFSALMQSIMGTAPDHQVINPDNKALIDQLSPVMDRLRDDKFNPSLDELAAIVGMSRYQLVRAMKQATGLTPLAWRQNIRVA, from the coding sequence ATGGCGGAGTTTGCCCGCAGTACGGCACTTCCACACGTGGAAGCGAGGCGCTCCTGCCAGGAGAACACCTGCTACCGCCCTCACACGCATGACTCGTTTTCCATTGGCCTGATCGATCACGGCACCGCAATCTTTGCTGGCCCCTTAAGTGGCAGCGTGCACCTCCATCCCGGTGACGTCATAGTCATACCGGCGGGTCAGGTCCACCAGTGCAACCCGCACGGGGGAACGTGGCGTTACCAAATGATCCATATGGACGAGAAATGGGCCGCCAATTTAACGGCGCGGGCATTCACCTCCCAAGCATTCTCATCCATCACCGTGCTATGTAGCCCCACACTCCATCACCAAGCCAGCGCTTGGGTGGACTCGATCTTCACCAATCAGACGGCAACAGACATCGAATCCGGGTTTTCCGCTTTAATGCAAAGCATCATGGGAACGGCGCCCGACCATCAAGTTATTAACCCTGACAACAAAGCCTTGATTGATCAATTAAGCCCCGTCATGGACCGTCTAAGGGATGATAAGTTCAACCCCAGCCTCGACGAACTCGCCGCAATAGTGGGCATGTCGAGGTATCAACTGGTACGCGCAATGAAGCAGGCCACCGGCCTTACCCCATTGGCCTGGCGGCAAAACATTCGCGTCGCCTGA
- a CDS encoding phosphotransferase gives MASLRTADTQGRHFSGTSRGGDLTDSDAWMEKCFQENLGLLPVERLRPLWERFRTLPTGSPDVMTHGGLIPGNLLVTGDQLVGVLDGGRFGPADPALDLVAAWHLLDQERRAILRSELACTSLEWLRGAAWAFQQAMGLAWYYQKTNPGMSSLGKTTLTRLLNDTEVCN, from the coding sequence ATTGCCTCACTTCGCACCGCCGATACTCAGGGTCGCCACTTCTCGGGCACGAGCCGCGGTGGCGACTTAACCGATTCCGATGCCTGGATGGAAAAGTGCTTCCAAGAGAATTTGGGATTGCTCCCGGTCGAAAGGCTGCGCCCCCTATGGGAACGCTTTAGGACTCTGCCTACGGGCAGTCCAGATGTGATGACACACGGCGGCTTAATCCCCGGCAATCTTCTTGTCACTGGAGATCAACTCGTTGGCGTCCTTGATGGCGGCAGGTTTGGCCCCGCAGATCCAGCCCTCGATCTCGTCGCCGCTTGGCACCTGCTGGATCAGGAACGACGAGCAATTCTGCGCAGTGAACTGGCCTGCACAAGTCTTGAGTGGTTGCGCGGAGCAGCTTGGGCATTCCAACAGGCCATGGGTCTGGCTTGGTATTACCAAAAGACAAATCCGGGCATGAGCTCGCTCGGGAAAACTACCCTAACCCGGCTCCTCAACGACACCGAGGTCTGCAACTAG
- a CDS encoding MerR family transcriptional regulator: MTDIQRPTADGRTMRIGELADATGLSQRTIRHYDEVGLLPATTRSEGGFRIYTDLDLQRMLVIRSMKPLGFSLEEMGELLDTVDALATDKTNSEARAKLQDFITQAQAKREKLALNLSRANTFIQDLQAK; this comes from the coding sequence ATGACTGACATCCAACGCCCCACAGCCGACGGACGGACCATGCGTATTGGGGAACTTGCCGATGCCACGGGCCTGTCCCAGCGCACCATCCGTCACTACGATGAGGTTGGCCTGCTCCCTGCAACCACGCGCAGCGAAGGGGGCTTCCGGATCTACACGGACTTGGACCTGCAACGGATGCTGGTGATCCGTTCCATGAAGCCGCTGGGATTCTCACTTGAGGAAATGGGCGAACTACTGGATACCGTCGACGCACTAGCAACGGACAAGACCAACTCGGAAGCCCGCGCAAAGTTGCAAGACTTTATTACGCAAGCTCAAGCAAAGCGCGAGAAGCTGGCTTTGAACCTCAGTAGGGCCAACACGTTTATCCAAGACCTCCAAGCAAAGTAG
- a CDS encoding MarR family transcriptional regulator, with product MISTSAVAQRLNKLEARGLVVREANSDDGRGTLVALTNAGKELIERALPDHVATEHAILEPLTAEERAVLAQLLSKLGRAIGVY from the coding sequence ATGATCTCGACCAGTGCTGTGGCACAGCGCTTGAACAAACTGGAAGCCCGGGGCTTGGTGGTGCGTGAGGCCAACTCGGACGATGGCCGTGGCACGCTGGTCGCACTCACGAATGCTGGCAAGGAGCTCATAGAGCGAGCTCTGCCGGATCACGTTGCAACCGAGCATGCAATCTTAGAACCACTTACCGCTGAGGAACGAGCGGTTCTCGCACAACTTTTGAGTAAACTCGGAAGGGCAATTGGAGTGTACTAG
- a CDS encoding EamA family transporter, with translation MASLARSAGTIVGGIQPLIVALLASKLLNERLSTRVIAAGLTGFFGVALITLQVQARLDTTGILAALGGTLFMATGIVLSKRWGQPASPLTTTSWQLIAGGLTLLIALPIFEGLPGTALTAPNIGGYVYLSLVGTAFAYVMWFRGIAALPARSTAFLGLLSTVVAKLLGWAVAGESLTPPQILGVLFVLGSISSVVLLAAPKRSGSAEVTPHRDPHMVE, from the coding sequence ATGGCCTCCCTCGCAAGGTCCGCCGGCACAATCGTCGGAGGGATCCAACCACTGATCGTCGCTCTGCTGGCCAGTAAGCTCCTTAACGAGCGACTGAGTACTCGCGTCATCGCCGCAGGCCTGACCGGCTTTTTTGGGGTGGCCCTTATTACTCTTCAGGTCCAAGCACGCCTCGACACTACTGGGATTCTCGCTGCCCTTGGCGGCACCCTGTTTATGGCCACCGGGATTGTGCTCTCCAAAAGGTGGGGGCAGCCAGCCTCACCGTTGACCACCACCTCCTGGCAGCTCATTGCCGGCGGGCTTACCCTTCTTATAGCACTCCCCATCTTTGAGGGGCTGCCAGGAACAGCGCTCACGGCCCCAAATATCGGCGGCTACGTTTACCTATCCCTTGTGGGAACCGCATTTGCCTACGTCATGTGGTTTCGCGGCATCGCAGCACTTCCAGCAAGGTCAACTGCTTTTCTTGGCTTACTCAGCACAGTCGTTGCCAAACTGCTTGGCTGGGCTGTCGCCGGAGAGTCTCTCACCCCACCACAGATATTGGGCGTGCTATTTGTACTGGGTTCAATTTCATCCGTAGTGCTATTAGCGGCCCCCAAGAGATCAGGAAGTGCAGAAGTAACTCCGCACAGGGATCCTCACATGGTCGAGTAA
- a CDS encoding SulP family inorganic anion transporter, translating to MATAEHQLLAPQERQSLLRTLKSPRLLKTEVLGGLVVALALIPEAIAFSITAGVDPRVGLFALFTMAVSIAFLGGRPAMISAATGAVALVIAPLMRSHGMDYLIAAVILAGIFQIVLALLGVAKLMRFIPRQVMVGFVNALAILVFMSQVPELLGVSWLVYPLTALGLLIVFGLPRLTTVVPAPLVAIVVLTLITVFASLTVPTVGDKGELPSSLPSLFLPNVPLSLETLKILFPYAIAMAFVGLLESLMTAKLVDDITDTRSNKTRESWGQGAANIITGFFGGIGGCAMIGQTMINVKVSGARTRISTFLAGVFLLILVVALGDIVALIPMAALVAVMIFVSVATFDWHSIMPATLRMMPKSETAVMLATVIVTVWTQNLAIGVGVGVLTAMVLFANRVAHLVTVERHIVELFGEPIAKYEVNGELFFASSNDLYTQFNYVEDPAHVVIDPYNSHLWDASTIAALDAITVKYARYGKKVEIEGLNTASLKMRDRMSGNLGA from the coding sequence ATGGCCACGGCTGAACACCAATTGCTTGCACCACAGGAACGACAATCGCTGCTCCGGACCCTCAAATCACCGCGGTTGCTGAAGACCGAGGTCCTGGGTGGACTGGTTGTGGCGTTGGCCTTGATCCCAGAGGCTATTGCCTTCTCCATCACCGCTGGCGTTGACCCACGAGTTGGATTGTTCGCGTTGTTTACGATGGCAGTTTCTATCGCCTTCTTGGGTGGCCGTCCGGCAATGATCTCTGCAGCGACGGGAGCCGTTGCCCTAGTTATTGCTCCGCTGATGAGAAGTCACGGTATGGACTACCTTATTGCCGCGGTTATCTTGGCTGGTATTTTCCAGATTGTTCTTGCTCTGCTGGGTGTGGCCAAGCTGATGCGGTTCATTCCCCGTCAGGTCATGGTGGGGTTTGTTAATGCTCTGGCAATCTTGGTCTTCATGTCCCAAGTCCCAGAGCTCCTCGGGGTTTCCTGGCTGGTTTACCCGCTTACGGCCTTGGGTCTTTTGATTGTGTTTGGCCTACCCCGTCTTACAACGGTTGTCCCCGCGCCACTGGTCGCGATCGTGGTGTTGACGCTGATTACGGTATTTGCATCACTGACTGTCCCCACTGTCGGGGACAAGGGAGAACTGCCGAGCAGCCTGCCAAGCCTCTTTTTGCCAAACGTCCCGCTCAGCCTTGAGACCTTGAAGATTCTCTTCCCCTATGCGATCGCTATGGCCTTCGTTGGTCTGCTCGAATCGCTGATGACCGCAAAACTTGTCGATGACATCACCGACACCCGCTCCAACAAGACCCGTGAATCTTGGGGCCAAGGGGCAGCCAACATCATCACCGGTTTCTTTGGGGGCATTGGCGGATGCGCCATGATTGGCCAGACCATGATCAACGTCAAAGTATCTGGCGCGCGTACCCGCATCTCAACCTTCTTGGCTGGAGTATTCCTACTGATCCTCGTGGTTGCGCTGGGTGACATTGTGGCGCTCATACCGATGGCTGCGCTGGTAGCGGTGATGATCTTTGTATCGGTGGCAACCTTTGATTGGCACAGCATCATGCCGGCTACGCTGCGGATGATGCCTAAGAGCGAAACCGCAGTCATGCTTGCAACCGTCATTGTTACCGTCTGGACCCAGAATCTGGCCATTGGAGTAGGCGTTGGTGTGCTGACCGCGATGGTTCTCTTTGCCAACCGCGTTGCTCACTTGGTTACCGTGGAACGACACATTGTTGAGCTCTTTGGGGAACCCATTGCCAAGTATGAGGTCAACGGTGAACTGTTCTTTGCATCCTCCAACGACTTATACACGCAGTTTAACTACGTGGAAGATCCCGCCCACGTTGTTATAGATCCCTATAACTCGCACCTGTGGGACGCCTCCACAATCGCCGCGTTGGACGCCATCACTGTTAAGTATGCGAGGTATGGCAAGAAGGTTGAGATTGAGGGGCTCAACACAGCGAGCCTGAAGATGCGTGATCGAATGTCTGGCAATCTAGGGGCATGA
- a CDS encoding TrmH family RNA methyltransferase, whose protein sequence is MSVSERDQSVSNPAQELQEVPQASENEKPEIQEVGVGPYPGGQSEWPRLEDGELDPRYDAELLELGDRRNVIDSYRYWTMEAIIADLDEHRHDLHIAIENWGHDFNIGSVVRTANAFAVKEVHIIGRKRWNRRGAMVTERYQHVRHHPDAQAFREWADGAGIQIIGIDNIEGSIPIEGYSFPRHCVLVFGQESSGLTPGAQEISTDILHITQFGSTRSINAGAAAAIAMHDWVLQHGNL, encoded by the coding sequence ATGAGTGTAAGTGAACGGGACCAAAGCGTGTCCAACCCGGCGCAAGAACTGCAGGAAGTCCCGCAGGCATCGGAAAATGAAAAGCCTGAAATACAAGAGGTCGGAGTGGGCCCCTACCCGGGTGGGCAATCCGAGTGGCCGCGGCTGGAAGACGGCGAGCTTGATCCGCGCTACGATGCGGAGCTGCTGGAGTTGGGCGACCGGCGCAACGTCATTGATTCCTACCGGTACTGGACCATGGAAGCGATCATTGCGGACCTTGATGAACACCGCCATGACCTGCATATAGCCATTGAGAACTGGGGTCATGACTTCAATATTGGCTCAGTGGTGCGGACGGCCAATGCGTTTGCGGTGAAGGAAGTGCACATCATTGGGCGCAAGCGTTGGAACCGACGCGGGGCCATGGTTACGGAACGCTACCAGCACGTGCGCCACCACCCGGATGCCCAAGCGTTCCGAGAGTGGGCAGACGGCGCGGGAATCCAGATCATTGGGATCGACAACATTGAGGGGTCCATCCCGATTGAGGGATACTCGTTCCCGCGGCACTGCGTTTTGGTCTTTGGGCAGGAAAGTTCTGGACTTACGCCCGGGGCGCAAGAAATCTCCACGGACATCTTGCACATCACCCAATTTGGCTCGACCCGCTCTATTAACGCAGGTGCAGCGGCTGCAATTGCCATGCATGACTGGGTCTTACAGCACGGAAATTTGTAG
- a CDS encoding DUF1801 domain-containing protein: MSEKPARVEECLEATQPECRVELERIRALVKGLVPDAKESMSYGMPTLKYKDRALVYFTASKKHMSFYPSSWAIEELEDRLKDFKTTKHAVQFTLAKLLPNDLIEDLVRIHVRDFDTNRQ, encoded by the coding sequence ATGAGTGAAAAACCCGCGAGGGTTGAAGAATGTCTCGAAGCTACCCAACCTGAGTGCAGGGTTGAGCTGGAACGGATCCGCGCGTTAGTTAAAGGTCTTGTGCCGGACGCCAAGGAGTCCATGAGTTATGGCATGCCCACTCTCAAATACAAGGACCGGGCGCTGGTTTATTTCACCGCGTCCAAGAAGCACATGAGTTTCTACCCTTCGTCATGGGCGATCGAGGAACTAGAAGACCGACTCAAGGACTTCAAAACCACTAAGCACGCGGTCCAATTTACGTTGGCCAAGCTCCTACCAAACGACTTGATTGAAGATCTGGTGCGCATCCATGTGCGCGATTTCGATACCAATAGGCAATAG
- a CDS encoding dihydrofolate reductase family protein, translating into MRKLIYGMNLSLDGYIAAPNEDIDWSNPSDELFAWWLKQEQAISLLLYGRKLWETMSSYWPTGDQQPDATPAQIEFARNWRDTPKVVFSSVLGKADWNTRVFTGSAVAEMTRLKEQDGGPMRVGGAALAAAAIRAGLVDEFTIVTHPVLIGGGTPFFTGLDSWVRLDLLETRTFPGGVVLTRYEARH; encoded by the coding sequence ATGAGGAAGCTCATTTACGGCATGAATCTGTCATTGGACGGGTACATTGCGGCCCCCAACGAGGATATTGACTGGAGCAATCCCAGCGACGAGTTATTTGCCTGGTGGCTTAAGCAAGAACAAGCAATTAGTCTGCTGCTGTACGGACGCAAACTCTGGGAGACCATGAGTTCCTACTGGCCCACGGGCGACCAGCAACCCGATGCCACACCAGCGCAGATCGAGTTCGCACGGAACTGGCGGGACACACCAAAAGTCGTGTTCTCATCGGTCCTTGGGAAGGCCGATTGGAATACCCGAGTATTTACGGGCAGCGCGGTCGCAGAAATGACCAGGCTTAAGGAACAAGACGGCGGGCCCATGCGCGTTGGGGGCGCCGCACTTGCGGCAGCGGCAATCCGAGCAGGGCTGGTAGATGAGTTCACAATCGTGACCCATCCGGTCCTCATAGGCGGCGGCACGCCGTTTTTCACCGGGCTAGATAGTTGGGTGAGATTGGATCTGCTAGAGACCCGGACTTTTCCCGGCGGGGTGGTACTGACTAGGTACGAGGCAAGACATTAA